One genomic window of bacterium includes the following:
- the kdsB gene encoding 3-deoxy-manno-octulosonate cytidylyltransferase has product MSRVLAVIPARYGATRFPGKPLALLHDKPMVQHVWERCRAASGVDHVVVATDDSRIMDACRAFGGESVMTDSSLPSGTDRVAAAAQHFVGYDLVLNVQGDEPAIEPQVVSAVANLMRSPGVTIGTAVVPHSLEVISELDSAHVVKAVLAEDGRALYFSRSMVPFVRNRLETTVHFRHLGIYGFQRDVLNKLISLRPSPLERVESLEQLRWLESGYTIHTVSVQSNSAGIDTPEDLIRLVHRNPH; this is encoded by the coding sequence ATGAGCAGGGTCTTGGCAGTTATTCCGGCACGTTACGGCGCAACGAGGTTCCCCGGCAAGCCGCTGGCATTGCTGCACGACAAGCCGATGGTACAACACGTCTGGGAACGCTGCCGCGCGGCCAGCGGTGTCGACCATGTGGTCGTTGCGACAGACGATAGCCGAATCATGGATGCCTGTCGCGCGTTTGGAGGCGAATCAGTGATGACTGACTCGTCATTGCCGTCCGGCACAGATCGAGTTGCTGCTGCGGCGCAGCACTTTGTCGGCTACGATCTTGTTTTGAATGTGCAGGGGGATGAGCCGGCGATCGAACCGCAAGTCGTGTCGGCAGTCGCCAATCTGATGAGGAGTCCGGGTGTAACTATCGGTACCGCAGTTGTTCCTCATTCTCTCGAAGTGATCAGTGAATTAGACAGCGCGCACGTGGTCAAGGCCGTCTTGGCGGAAGATGGACGTGCCCTGTACTTCAGTCGCTCGATGGTGCCCTTCGTTCGCAACAGGCTGGAAACAACGGTTCACTTCAGACATCTCGGTATCTATGGATTTCAGCGGGATGTTTTAAACAAGCTAATCTCCCTGCGTCCCTCTCCTCTCGAAAGAGTCGAGTCACTCGAGCAGCTTCGATGGCTGGAATCCGGTTACACTATTCATACTGTCTCCGTTCAGAGTAATTCAGCAGGAATCGATACCCCCGAAGACCTCATCCGCCTCGTTCATAGAAATCCTCATTGA
- the folK gene encoding 2-amino-4-hydroxy-6-hydroxymethyldihydropteridine diphosphokinase: MIEHAYIGFGSNLGDRTESFEHTYAELEQRVGILRVSSVVESRPAENVEGGSFLNAVFECPRMGGAPEFLRTLQSIEQRLGGVTDKQGAARACDLDLLLWGETVLDSEELTLPHPRLHLRDFYLGPLCELIPSETHPRLRVRFIDLLKSLEHTNIIRSLDSNVP, translated from the coding sequence GTGATTGAACACGCGTACATAGGCTTCGGAAGTAATCTTGGCGATCGCACGGAGAGTTTCGAACACACATATGCCGAACTTGAGCAGCGTGTAGGAATCCTTCGAGTCTCTTCTGTCGTTGAGTCGCGTCCGGCTGAGAATGTCGAGGGCGGGAGCTTTCTAAACGCGGTGTTTGAATGCCCGCGCATGGGCGGCGCACCCGAATTTCTGCGTACGCTTCAATCGATTGAACAGCGACTTGGCGGAGTCACGGACAAGCAGGGAGCGGCTCGCGCGTGCGATCTCGATTTGTTGCTTTGGGGTGAAACAGTGCTGGATAGTGAAGAGCTTACTTTGCCTCACCCCCGGTTGCATCTCCGCGATTTCTACCTCGGTCCGCTCTGTGAACTGATTCCTTCAGAAACACACCCGCGATTGCGAGTCAGGTTCATTGATTTGCTAAAAAGTCTGGAACACACCAACATTATCAGAAGCTTGGACTCCAACGTACCTTAA
- a CDS encoding NAD-dependent isocitrate dehydrogenase produces the protein MQRTHRATLIPGDGIGPSISEAAVAIIEATGVIIQWEVCHAGLAAIAAGKDPLPKETSDSIDRTGVVLKGPITTPVGGGYRSVNVALRQQYNLFANVRPCVSFEGINTPFPNTDIVVVRENTEGLYTGQEMYVDPDKRAAIVVACNTRSAMEKVCRYTFEWARKHDRKKVTCVHKANILKVFSGIFLESFREVAADYPAINAEERIIDAACMELVRKPHNYDMIVTTNLFGDIVSDLTAGLIGGLGLAPGANYGDKAAIFEAIHGSAPDIAGKGIANPISLVLAGVMMLQHIGEHEAAAKVDKAVRAVLKEGKYLTPDLLPGSSHGTADITKAIIDKLS, from the coding sequence GTGCAGCGCACTCATCGAGCAACATTAATACCCGGCGACGGAATCGGGCCTTCCATTTCCGAGGCGGCAGTTGCCATCATAGAGGCAACTGGCGTGATCATTCAGTGGGAAGTGTGTCATGCTGGTCTTGCTGCCATTGCTGCTGGCAAGGACCCGTTGCCAAAGGAAACGAGTGATTCAATAGATCGAACCGGAGTTGTGCTCAAGGGACCGATTACCACGCCCGTTGGCGGAGGGTACAGAAGCGTAAATGTGGCGCTTCGACAGCAGTACAACCTGTTTGCGAATGTTAGACCTTGTGTATCCTTCGAAGGCATCAACACGCCGTTCCCGAACACAGATATCGTAGTGGTCAGAGAGAATACAGAAGGCCTTTACACCGGTCAGGAGATGTACGTTGACCCCGATAAACGGGCCGCAATCGTTGTGGCATGCAACACGCGGTCTGCGATGGAGAAAGTCTGTCGATACACGTTTGAGTGGGCTCGCAAGCATGATCGAAAGAAGGTAACCTGTGTACACAAGGCAAACATCCTGAAGGTGTTCTCCGGGATTTTCCTTGAGTCGTTTCGGGAAGTTGCTGCGGACTATCCCGCGATTAATGCCGAAGAGAGAATCATCGATGCGGCGTGCATGGAGCTGGTGCGTAAGCCGCACAATTATGACATGATTGTGACGACGAATTTGTTTGGCGACATTGTCTCCGATTTGACAGCCGGACTGATCGGTGGGCTGGGGCTTGCGCCGGGAGCAAACTACGGCGATAAAGCTGCAATCTTCGAAGCGATCCATGGTAGCGCTCCGGACATTGCGGGCAAAGGGATAGCCAATCCGATCTCGCTTGTCCTTGCTGGAGTAATGATGCTCCAGCACATTGGTGAGCATGAAGCAGCCGCGAAAGTGGACAAAGCAGTGCGCGCAGTCTTGAAAGAAGGCAAGTATCTAACGCCGGATCTTCTTCCAGGATCCTCCCACGGTACTGCTGACATAACCAAAGCGATCATTGACAAACTTAGCTGA
- the kdsA gene encoding 3-deoxy-8-phosphooctulonate synthase, whose amino-acid sequence MTNLADIGNGFYPLAIIAGPCVIESEDLCLNIAEEFAGIATKTGVLPIFKASFDKANRTSVTSFRGPGLEEGLRILEKVRSKSGLPVTTDIHLPEQAAPVGEVVDILQIPAFLCRQTDLLVAAGKTGKAVNVKKGQFVAPQDMRFAADKIASTGNSRIMFTERGSSFGYRDLVVDMRSLVMLADLGYPVVFDATHSVQRMGGDSGVSGGAPRFIAPLARAAVATGAVSAVFIETHPDPEHALSDGSNMLPLKELEQMIRQLVSIVESIASGQKFQAGNLA is encoded by the coding sequence TTGACAAACTTAGCTGACATTGGCAACGGGTTTTATCCCTTGGCGATAATCGCAGGCCCTTGCGTTATTGAGTCAGAGGACTTGTGTCTGAACATCGCAGAGGAATTTGCGGGAATAGCCACGAAGACTGGGGTACTTCCGATCTTCAAGGCAAGTTTCGACAAGGCAAACCGAACATCAGTAACGAGCTTTCGCGGACCCGGCTTGGAAGAGGGCCTGCGTATTTTGGAGAAGGTCCGCAGCAAATCAGGATTGCCCGTCACAACGGACATTCACTTGCCCGAGCAGGCTGCACCAGTCGGCGAGGTAGTCGACATCCTTCAGATTCCGGCGTTCTTGTGTCGCCAAACGGACTTGCTGGTCGCGGCCGGAAAGACGGGCAAAGCCGTGAACGTGAAGAAGGGACAGTTTGTAGCACCGCAGGACATGCGGTTTGCAGCCGACAAAATTGCCTCAACCGGCAACAGCCGGATCATGTTTACCGAGCGAGGTTCAAGTTTTGGATACCGTGACTTGGTAGTGGACATGAGATCGTTGGTGATGTTGGCCGACCTCGGCTATCCTGTGGTCTTTGACGCGACGCACAGCGTGCAACGAATGGGCGGAGATAGCGGCGTTTCGGGGGGAGCCCCTCGTTTTATCGCTCCTCTTGCCCGCGCAGCCGTCGCGACTGGTGCTGTTTCGGCTGTGTTCATCGAAACTCATCCTGATCCTGAACACGCGCTGTCGGACGGCTCCAATATGCTACCACTGAAGGAGCTTGAGCAAATGATAAGGCAGTTGGTCTCAATAGTTGAATCGATTGCCAGCGGACAGAAGTTTCAAGCCGGGAATCTGGCATGA
- a CDS encoding ABC transporter ATP-binding protein/permease: protein MKSLLGLLPYLRVYRTQIAWGCAAALLSTGIGALAPWILKLAVDDLKVGITSGKLALYAGLFVGTALVGGVFRYYMRMLLIGMSRRVEQDLRDKVFAHLQSQSMLFYTRHRTGDLMARMTNDLDSVRNVLGPGFMYPIDTTLTAVFSLILMIMISPKLTLLTLLIMPLVSWSVFKLGKVTHRLTTAIQEQYSRLSDQAQENLSGARVVRAFSQEDQEIRKFDELNREYVQRNLAMTRVQALFFPLMGFLFELGAAAILLVGGYGIIRGEMTLGDFVAFVGYLGMLAWPMIAVGWVANLLQRGAASMKRIQELLDTKPDIASPSIVKVPKLRRGAIQFDHVSLSYGSSESVLKDINFTIESGQTVAFVGATGAGKTTLINLIPRLIDPSEGRVLIDGIPTTEWDLADLRKMVAMVPQDAFLFSETVFNNLVFGNPSATFEQAMASARVSRIDKDVETFVKGYETMVGERGVTLSGGQKGRLALARALVRDPLILILDDALSAVDTHTEEEILSGLREFMRNRTSLLISHRISTVRDADQIYVLDGGVIVERGTHAELLSSNGYYADMERRQRLEEELELTT from the coding sequence GTGAAATCTCTGCTTGGTCTCCTGCCGTACTTGCGCGTCTACCGGACACAGATTGCGTGGGGCTGTGCCGCTGCGCTTCTCTCGACCGGTATCGGTGCCCTCGCTCCCTGGATTCTGAAACTCGCAGTTGACGATTTAAAAGTCGGAATCACCTCCGGCAAGCTTGCTTTGTACGCAGGTCTATTCGTGGGGACAGCTTTGGTTGGCGGCGTGTTTCGCTATTATATGCGCATGCTACTGATTGGCATGTCTCGTCGCGTAGAGCAGGATTTGCGGGACAAGGTCTTCGCACACTTGCAGTCCCAATCGATGCTGTTTTATACACGCCATAGGACCGGCGACTTGATGGCGCGCATGACGAATGATCTGGACAGCGTTAGGAATGTATTGGGGCCGGGATTCATGTATCCTATCGACACGACGCTGACTGCAGTTTTCTCCTTGATTCTGATGATCATGATTTCACCGAAATTGACTCTGTTGACCCTTCTGATCATGCCGCTGGTCAGTTGGTCGGTGTTCAAACTCGGCAAAGTGACACATCGCCTGACGACTGCTATTCAGGAACAGTACTCCAGACTTTCTGATCAGGCTCAAGAAAATCTTTCCGGCGCACGTGTAGTTCGCGCTTTTTCGCAGGAAGATCAGGAGATTCGAAAGTTCGACGAATTGAATCGGGAATACGTGCAGCGAAATCTTGCGATGACACGTGTTCAGGCGCTGTTCTTTCCGCTGATGGGATTCCTCTTCGAACTGGGAGCGGCGGCAATACTGCTCGTCGGTGGCTACGGAATCATCCGCGGCGAAATGACTCTTGGTGATTTTGTCGCCTTCGTGGGGTATTTGGGTATGCTGGCGTGGCCGATGATCGCAGTCGGCTGGGTTGCCAACCTGCTTCAGAGGGGAGCGGCGTCCATGAAGCGAATTCAGGAGTTGCTGGATACGAAACCAGATATTGCTTCACCATCGATTGTCAAAGTTCCGAAGTTGCGTCGCGGTGCAATTCAATTTGATCATGTAAGTCTCTCTTACGGTTCAAGCGAGTCCGTGCTGAAGGACATCAATTTCACAATTGAGTCAGGGCAGACGGTGGCGTTTGTCGGGGCGACAGGGGCAGGAAAGACCACACTGATCAACTTGATCCCGCGTCTTATTGATCCATCGGAAGGTCGCGTGCTGATTGATGGAATCCCGACGACAGAGTGGGACTTGGCCGATTTGAGGAAAATGGTTGCCATGGTGCCTCAAGACGCGTTCCTGTTTTCGGAGACCGTTTTCAACAATCTCGTTTTTGGAAATCCGTCGGCAACATTCGAGCAAGCCATGGCTTCCGCGCGAGTGTCACGGATTGACAAGGACGTCGAAACTTTCGTCAAAGGCTACGAAACAATGGTCGGTGAGCGCGGAGTAACCTTGTCAGGTGGACAAAAAGGCCGCTTGGCGTTAGCGCGAGCGCTGGTGCGTGATCCATTGATTCTCATCCTCGATGACGCCTTGTCTGCCGTCGATACCCACACCGAGGAAGAGATTCTCTCGGGGTTGCGCGAGTTCATGAGGAACCGCACATCGCTCTTGATATCGCATCGCATCTCAACTGTTCGGGACGCCGACCAGATCTACGTCCTTGATGGCGGTGTCATTGTGGAAAGAGGGACGCACGCGGAACTACTATCCTCAAACGGTTATTATGCAGACATGGAACGCCGTCAGCGGTTGGAAGAGGAATTGGAGTTGACGACGTGA
- the folB gene encoding dihydroneopterin aldolase, whose translation MNAHLDRIRLLGIQMYAHHGALEEERTLGQLFEIDCEVAGDFGRGGRGGGDDLHWTVDYTLLYREVERAFLAQSYQLLETCASELAQALLLKFKAIEEVVLRVRKPHVPMGGVLRGVEVEIVRRRGD comes from the coding sequence ATGAACGCTCATCTGGACCGCATCCGTTTGCTTGGCATCCAGATGTACGCACATCACGGTGCGCTCGAAGAAGAGCGGACTCTTGGGCAACTCTTTGAAATCGACTGTGAAGTTGCTGGAGATTTTGGCAGAGGTGGACGGGGTGGCGGCGACGACTTGCATTGGACGGTCGACTATACGCTGCTGTATCGCGAAGTTGAACGGGCATTCCTTGCGCAGTCGTACCAACTTTTGGAAACGTGTGCCTCCGAATTGGCACAGGCGCTCTTGTTGAAGTTCAAGGCGATAGAAGAAGTTGTGCTTCGTGTTCGCAAGCCGCACGTACCGATGGGGGGGGTCCTGCGCGGAGTAGAAGTGGAGATCGTGCGCCGCCGAGGTGATTGA
- the gatC gene encoding Asp-tRNA(Asn)/Glu-tRNA(Gln) amidotransferase subunit GatC has protein sequence MSITHSQLEHLAKLARLRLSEEELLGLEKDLNAMLAYFDQLQEVDTSEVEPMDHAGEGGHLLEDDTPHECLPRELALRDAPDRTEEFFRLPRVLGK, from the coding sequence ATGTCTATTACCCACTCTCAGCTCGAGCATTTGGCAAAACTGGCACGCCTTCGGTTGTCCGAAGAGGAGCTTCTTGGGTTAGAAAAAGACCTGAATGCGATGCTGGCATACTTTGACCAGCTTCAGGAGGTTGATACGTCTGAGGTTGAGCCGATGGACCATGCCGGCGAGGGGGGGCATTTGTTAGAGGATGATACTCCTCACGAGTGCTTGCCTCGTGAGCTTGCGTTACGGGATGCCCCTGACCGCACCGAGGAGTTCTTTCGCCTCCCCCGCGTGCTCGGCAAATGA
- a CDS encoding ABC transporter ATP-binding protein/permease, which yields MAEDRDVMGKAYDSVLVRRLWGYVGDQKGKLFLAVLLLLLGAAAELAGPWLSKIAIDKYIANADVPGLLKIVILFVFVAAVAGALRWSQVYLTGEAGQLIMYRMRRDVFDKLQRLSVPYFDRNPVGRLMTRLTSDVQALYELFGSGMVAIFGDVFTLIGITVVMFVINWKLALITLAVVPLLLIVTFAFRKVVRDLYRQTRSQISSLNSYLQENITGMRVVQLFGREQHNFNRFQEQNVALKETYLKTIFFYALFFPGVELISALAVGVIIWGGGTMMISGTVTVGTLVAFLQYVERFYRPVRDLAEKYNILQAAMAASERVFQVLDEPIEVSDSSSLPIASELSRQSHFIEFRNVWFAYKDEEWVLQDLSFVVKESESIAVVGATGAGKTTIISLLQRFYDVQRGVILIHGRDIRDYPLAELRAKLGIVLQDVFIFAGTVADNIRYGKPDATDEDVVESARLAYANRFIEKLPNAYQEPMVERGATLSTGQRQLLAFARALLRRPELLILDEATASIDTETEQLIQQAIRRVLEGRTSIIIAHRLSTIQSCNRILVMHHGRLREQGTHEELLGIGGIYHRLYRLQFGHIAEAPAA from the coding sequence ATGGCGGAAGATCGCGATGTTATGGGGAAGGCCTACGACTCGGTGCTTGTGCGCAGACTCTGGGGTTACGTCGGCGATCAGAAGGGAAAACTGTTTCTTGCAGTCTTGTTGCTGTTATTGGGAGCCGCAGCCGAACTTGCAGGTCCCTGGCTGTCCAAAATTGCGATTGACAAGTATATCGCGAATGCCGATGTCCCCGGGCTGCTGAAGATCGTCATCCTGTTTGTCTTTGTGGCTGCCGTGGCAGGCGCCCTGCGCTGGAGTCAGGTTTACCTGACGGGCGAGGCCGGGCAGCTGATCATGTATCGTATGCGTCGCGATGTCTTCGATAAACTGCAGCGGTTGTCGGTGCCATACTTTGACCGGAATCCGGTGGGTCGTTTGATGACCAGGCTTACCTCTGATGTCCAAGCGCTCTACGAACTCTTTGGCTCCGGCATGGTGGCGATTTTTGGAGATGTGTTCACACTCATCGGTATCACAGTCGTGATGTTTGTGATCAACTGGAAACTCGCTCTGATCACCCTTGCTGTAGTTCCGCTCTTGCTGATTGTGACGTTTGCTTTCCGCAAAGTTGTCCGCGACCTCTACCGGCAAACTCGGTCTCAGATCTCATCTCTGAACAGCTATCTGCAAGAGAACATCACAGGCATGCGCGTTGTTCAACTTTTTGGACGGGAGCAGCACAATTTTAACCGTTTTCAGGAGCAAAACGTTGCTCTCAAAGAGACATACCTGAAGACGATCTTCTTCTACGCGCTGTTTTTCCCCGGTGTCGAACTAATCTCGGCGCTTGCTGTGGGAGTGATCATTTGGGGTGGGGGGACTATGATGATTTCGGGAACTGTTACAGTCGGCACACTTGTGGCGTTCCTGCAGTATGTTGAGCGGTTCTACCGCCCCGTACGGGACCTTGCCGAAAAGTACAACATTCTTCAGGCGGCAATGGCGGCGTCCGAGCGGGTCTTTCAAGTGCTTGATGAGCCGATCGAAGTGTCGGACAGCAGCTCCTTGCCGATAGCATCCGAGCTTTCAAGGCAATCTCATTTTATTGAGTTTCGCAATGTGTGGTTTGCCTATAAGGACGAGGAGTGGGTGCTGCAGGATCTAAGTTTCGTCGTGAAAGAAAGTGAATCTATTGCGGTGGTCGGGGCGACTGGCGCGGGCAAGACGACCATCATCTCGCTTTTGCAGCGCTTCTACGACGTGCAGCGAGGGGTGATACTGATTCACGGACGGGACATCAGGGACTATCCTCTGGCAGAGCTTCGGGCTAAGCTTGGCATTGTCCTTCAGGACGTGTTCATATTTGCAGGAACTGTTGCAGACAATATCAGATACGGCAAACCTGATGCCACAGACGAAGACGTTGTTGAGTCCGCTCGTTTGGCATACGCCAATCGCTTCATTGAGAAGCTCCCGAATGCTTATCAAGAGCCGATGGTTGAGCGCGGTGCCACACTTTCAACGGGACAGAGACAACTATTGGCATTTGCTCGAGCGTTGCTCCGGAGACCGGAGCTCCTGATCCTCGACGAAGCGACCGCTTCTATCGATACGGAAACTGAGCAGCTCATCCAACAGGCTATCCGTCGCGTGCTGGAGGGCCGCACGTCGATCATCATCGCACATAGATTGTCCACGATTCAAAGCTGCAACCGTATTCTTGTAATGCATCATGGCCGTCTGCGGGAACAGGGGACGCATGAAGAGCTGCTGGGAATCGGCGGCATTTATCATCGACTTTATCGCCTTCAATTTGGCCACATTGCAGAGGCACCTGCTGCATAG
- a CDS encoding RidA family protein has protein sequence MKREIVSTRSAPAAIGPYSQGVKASGNFVFCAGQIPLDPSTMEIVGSNAAEQCAQVMRNIGGLLAAAGTTFESVVKTTIFLKSMSDFSAVNEVYAAHFKSDPPARSTVAVAGLPKDVLVEIECIALLP, from the coding sequence ATGAAGCGCGAGATCGTCAGTACCAGGTCAGCCCCTGCGGCAATTGGACCATACAGTCAAGGGGTCAAGGCAAGCGGTAACTTCGTGTTTTGTGCCGGTCAGATTCCGCTCGATCCTTCGACGATGGAGATTGTCGGAAGCAATGCTGCAGAGCAATGCGCACAAGTTATGCGGAACATCGGTGGATTACTGGCCGCCGCAGGCACGACATTTGAAAGTGTTGTCAAGACCACGATCTTTCTCAAGTCAATGAGCGACTTTTCTGCCGTGAATGAAGTCTACGCAGCGCATTTCAAGAGCGATCCACCTGCACGGAGCACGGTCGCAGTAGCTGGCCTGCCGAAAGACGTGTTAGTGGAAATTGAATGCATCGCCCTTCTGCCGTAG
- a CDS encoding deoxynucleoside kinase, with amino-acid sequence MYTKHRYIAIEGVIGVGKTSLARILSEKLNARLVLENHEENPFLAQFYKDPRRYAFQAQIFFLLSRFRQQQELPEPDFFHSALISDYIFPKDRIFAYINLSENEIALYEKIMGLLEVRVRKPDIVLYLQSSTERLLKNIRTRSRPYERDISEEYLRTLNEAYNHFFFSYDETPLLIINTTQLDFVNNSAHLAAITAEIEREQVGTRYFNPVDI; translated from the coding sequence ATGTATACCAAGCATCGCTATATTGCAATTGAGGGTGTAATCGGTGTCGGCAAGACATCGCTGGCAAGAATACTCTCTGAGAAATTGAACGCCCGGCTGGTGCTTGAGAATCACGAAGAGAATCCGTTCCTCGCTCAGTTCTACAAGGATCCTCGACGATACGCATTTCAAGCTCAGATTTTCTTCCTGCTGTCTCGGTTCAGGCAGCAGCAGGAGCTGCCGGAACCGGATTTCTTTCACTCCGCACTGATTTCGGACTACATTTTCCCGAAGGATCGCATTTTCGCATATATTAACTTGAGCGAGAATGAGATTGCGCTTTATGAGAAAATTATGGGCCTGCTGGAAGTTCGCGTCAGAAAACCGGATATCGTTCTCTATTTGCAGAGTTCTACGGAACGGTTGCTGAAGAATATACGGACACGAAGCCGGCCCTATGAACGGGACATTTCGGAAGAATATTTGCGTACTTTGAATGAAGCGTACAATCACTTCTTCTTCAGTTACGACGAGACACCGCTGCTGATCATTAACACGACGCAGCTTGATTTTGTGAACAATTCAGCACACCTTGCCGCCATAACTGCAGAGATTGAACGTGAACAGGTCGGAACCCGCTACTTCAACCCGGTGGATATCTAA
- a CDS encoding CTP synthase, with protein sequence MSPSKVLRKRSHTKYVFITGGVVSSLGKGIASASIGRLLKARGLKVSMMKLDPYINVDPGTMNPFQHGEVYVTEDGAETDLDLGHYERFIDEDMSRANNATTGQIYHTVISKERRGDYLGATVQVIPHITGEIIERMLAVARSSKPYDVVLVEVGGTVGDIESLPYIEAIRQFGLELGHKNCVYIHLTLVPFIQTAQEVKTKPTQHSVKELREIGVQPDFLLCRTDRPLDRKVKEKIALFCNVGKDDVFDVPDVDTVYELPLILEREGLGRRLLDSLGLRAKEPDFSHWQSVVRKIKHPSGHVKIAIAGKYVEVRDSYKSIIESFVHAGAHHGVHVDLQWVEAEEFETGDAEKLMAGCSGLLIPGGFGERGIEGKVLSVQYARINKIPFFGICLGMQAAVIEFARNVCGMRRAHSTEFAPTTKYPVIDLLPEQRGMKQKGATMRLGSYPCFLQRGSLAHAAFGADAITERHRHRFEVNNRFREQLDQKGLRFTGIWPGGDLVEIIELPDHPWFLAVQFHPELKSRPTQPHPLFRDFVGACINYAKPSLKDNNSAKKLVTVIEE encoded by the coding sequence ATGTCGCCGTCAAAAGTCTTGCGTAAGAGAAGTCACACTAAGTACGTCTTCATAACGGGCGGAGTCGTCTCGTCCCTCGGCAAAGGCATTGCCTCAGCATCGATCGGCAGGTTGCTCAAGGCACGCGGACTGAAAGTTTCCATGATGAAGCTGGACCCCTACATCAATGTTGATCCGGGAACAATGAATCCGTTTCAGCATGGCGAAGTCTACGTGACAGAAGATGGAGCGGAAACTGATCTTGATTTGGGGCACTACGAGCGCTTCATTGATGAAGACATGTCCCGCGCTAACAACGCGACGACCGGCCAAATCTATCATACGGTGATTTCCAAGGAGCGCAGAGGCGACTACCTCGGTGCGACCGTACAGGTGATTCCGCATATCACCGGCGAAATTATCGAACGCATGCTGGCTGTGGCGCGCAGTTCGAAACCCTATGATGTCGTGCTTGTTGAAGTTGGCGGAACGGTGGGCGATATTGAAAGTCTGCCGTATATCGAAGCCATTCGCCAATTCGGTTTGGAGCTTGGCCACAAGAACTGCGTCTACATTCACCTGACGCTTGTGCCGTTCATCCAGACTGCTCAGGAAGTAAAGACCAAGCCGACGCAGCACTCCGTCAAAGAGTTGCGGGAGATCGGCGTTCAACCCGACTTCCTGCTCTGTCGCACGGACAGGCCGCTGGATCGCAAGGTCAAAGAGAAGATCGCTCTCTTTTGTAATGTTGGAAAGGACGATGTCTTCGACGTTCCTGACGTGGACACGGTTTACGAGCTGCCGCTGATTTTGGAGCGTGAAGGTCTCGGTCGGCGACTGTTGGACAGTTTGGGTCTGCGCGCCAAGGAGCCCGACTTCTCACATTGGCAGTCGGTGGTTAGGAAGATTAAGCACCCGAGCGGGCATGTTAAGATCGCGATTGCGGGGAAGTACGTTGAAGTACGCGATTCGTATAAATCCATTATTGAATCGTTCGTGCATGCCGGTGCGCATCACGGTGTGCACGTTGATCTCCAGTGGGTCGAAGCTGAAGAATTTGAGACTGGAGATGCGGAGAAGTTGATGGCCGGGTGCTCAGGTCTTTTGATTCCCGGCGGATTTGGCGAACGCGGCATTGAAGGGAAAGTGCTTTCTGTCCAATATGCTCGGATCAATAAGATCCCGTTTTTTGGAATCTGTCTGGGGATGCAGGCCGCTGTAATTGAGTTTGCCCGAAATGTCTGCGGTATGCGCCGCGCACATTCGACAGAGTTCGCGCCGACGACAAAGTATCCGGTCATAGATCTCTTGCCGGAGCAGCGCGGCATGAAGCAAAAAGGTGCCACGATGAGGCTCGGCAGTTATCCTTGCTTCCTGCAAAGGGGGTCGCTTGCGCACGCGGCATTTGGAGCGGATGCAATTACGGAGCGGCACCGCCATCGATTCGAGGTGAACAATCGCTTTCGTGAGCAGTTGGATCAAAAGGGATTGCGTTTCACAGGCATATGGCCCGGAGGGGATTTGGTTGAGATAATTGAGTTGCCAGACCACCCTTGGTTTCTGGCCGTTCAATTTCACCCTGAATTGAAAAGCCGTCCGACGCAACCTCATCCGTTGTTCCGCGACTTTGTCGGGGCCTGTATCAACTACGCGAAGCCGAGCTTGAAAGATAACAATTCGGCAAAGAAACTTGTAACGGTGATAGAGGAGTAG